In Rhodamnia argentea isolate NSW1041297 chromosome 1, ASM2092103v1, whole genome shotgun sequence, the genomic window CTTGTCTATGATAAGAGTATTAAGATCGGTTAGAGATTTAAGAGTTATCAAAAAGAGGGAAATTCGATAATTGCGGCAGGGTAATTTGGTTTCCAAGGCTTCAGCATTTCCATCTGGAATTAAGGCACTAGCTGATTATGTTCACAGCAAAGGCCTGAAGCTTGGGATCTACTCCGATGCTGGGTATGGCCATAACGTTAACTAAAGCAAGTCTTCTTAAGTTCATTACATGAGGCGAAAGAGAACtggaaaagagagaaaccaTCGTTTCATTACCATATAAACTTCAATCTGGTCTCTTTTTGTAGATCTCAAACATGCAGTAGAACAATGCCTGGATCACTCGGTCATGAAGAGCAAGATGCAAAAACTTTTGCTTCCTGGGTAGAACTCAATAGTGTCTGAAGAATTGAGCCACTATTTGTTTGAATCATCTCACCCAATCACACGCTCGCTCTAATGCTTTCTATCTTGGTAGGGGGTTGATTACTTGAAGTATGATAACTGCAACAATCCCGGTACGAGTCCCAAGGAAAGGTACGCAGTTTTTTTCCCATTGTTTCGCACGCTTTGCCTGCTGAATATGAACATTCATGACATAATATAATGTGCCAAATCTGTTGAGCATAATTGTCAAAGTGATTCTGCCATTAATAATAAATGGTGAACTTTTGTTTTCCTTACTAAAACTACATTGCTAAAGGTACCCAATCATGAGTAAAGCCCTGTTGAACTCTGGAAGAAaaatcttcttctctctctgtgaaTGGTGAGTTGAGCTTTATCTCATCCATCATTTGCGTTTGTGCTCTTAAATTGACATAAGcaagagagaactcactttttGCACCACAACTTCAGGGGACAAGAAGACCCTGCAACTTGGGCTTCGGCCATAGGGAATAGCTGGAGAACGACCGGAGACATTTCTGACCACTGGGACAGGTGACTGAACATAAACATAGCATCTTCTTCATGTCTTAGTTGCTAACACtcaaatcaaaaaagaaaaaggggaatgaTTTTTAAATCTCTATGCATAATGGAATGGAACCAATCTTGAAGCCTATGATCAAGTTTCCCCATCTGGGAATTGGTTTCTGTCAACATAAACCAATGAAATGATCAACTCGGCGATCTTTTCAGCTCATGTTCATATGACTTCACTTCTGAGGCAATAAATAAGTTATGGGAGTTTTCTCTTTGCATCAGCATGACATCTCGGGCGGATCAGAATGATAAATGGGCGTCGTATGCTGGACCTGGTGGATGGAATGGTAATGaagttttcttaataaatttgaaattcaaaaattgagatTGAAAGAGAGGAACTTGCTAGATGGACAATCGACAAGTCATTTTGGAATGAAATGTGTTCAGATCCCGACATGCTTGAAGTCGGAAATGGCGGAATGACCACAGAAGAATACCGGTCGCATTTCAGCATATGGGCATTGGCCAAGGTATGAACAATTCACATATTGAAATAAACAGACACATAAGGCAAGAAGCGTTTTCATGAGATTACTTTTGGCCTGCTGAACAGGCTCCCTTGTTGATTGGTTGTGATGTGCGATCGGTGGACAACACGACCCTCAGGTTGCTGAGCAACAAGGAAGTTATTGCTGTTAATCAAGGTGTCAATAAAATCTTGCTTCAACGGAATGCCCAACAATGAAGCTTTCCTCAGAAAATGCTTTTGCTGAAAGCATTCGAACTTTTTTGCAGATAGCCTTGGCGCTCAGGGGAAAAAGGTTAAGTCAGATGGCAATCTTGAGGTAAACTTTCTTCGGTATGATCTGTCATGGTTCAGCTAAAACCAACACTGCATATGCTTGATCGCACCAACTTGACTAGTTTTAGAAATGCAAGTACACTTATCCCTTTGAAAAATCGTTGCCCGTCCCATCATTTTTAGCAGAATCTCATCCGCAACAATGTAGGTTTGGGCAGGTCCCCTCAGCGCGAACAGGGTAGCGGTGGTTCTATGGAATAGAGGTTCATCGAGAGCCACGGTCACTGCCACTTGGTCCGACATCGGTCTCAGCTCTACGACACTAGTCCATGCAAGAGACTTGTGGATGGTGAGACTTCAGAACCAGCCCTACTTGCTTATTTGATGAACTGtgctcacaaaaaaatttactgGATTATGGTGCAGCATTCCACCCAAAGTTCAATCAGGGGACAAATCTCAGCTGACATCAACCCCCACGCTTGTGTCATGTATGTTTTGACTCCGCAATAACGCGGGAACGTCAGGAGAAAGGAAACTGGGTTGAAAATAAAGGCCgtgcagaaaaaagaaaaatctgtgCTTTTTTTATCCTGTTTCATCATTGATGTAAGAAATAAACCACTGAATCGTCATCATATGACAGAGATATGATCACCAAGTTCAGCAGTCGTTATTTCATCTGGCCAATAATGAAGCTTCCAACAAGAAAGAACTGATTTACAAGGGTTTGACTGACTAAATCTGGCTGAAACTAAAACAGACCAGTTCTATTTCTTCACGATTTCTCACCCTAAAGGTGTGGAATGGACACCCGAAATCCACATGGGCTAAACTTACATTGAATCGAAAATGGTCAAAATGTGTTAAATGGGTCGGGCTGGTCTCCAGTgacgaaggagagagagagagaatcacacACCTTGAGTTTGGGAATTCAGAAGCTCCGAGAGAGACAGAGTTTGTGTTCGTATGGATGTAGGGAAAATGCTTGAGCATCGAAGCGAGAATGATGGCGGCGGTATGATGAGAAGAGAGCCGATCAGATTGTGCGAGAGTTGCGGCTGCAGCGATTGATTGTTCATGATCTTCTGTTGgggaattttcttcttctttttttaatccctctctctctttcttctttggctTTCGCCTGCGAAGCTCGAGATGATGACgacagatgatgatgatgatgatgataaccGATGGAACTTTTATCTATATCTGCAAAGTGACGGCGGGGCTCGGCCTCGCCGTCGTCGGCGAGCTTGCTCAATGGCAGTGGTGAGGCTCAGCCTAGGCAAGGCCAAACTCGCCCCTGGTCGGCTCTGTCCGTTCCCCAATCAGGCGGCTGGCCATAGgcaagaggaaaagaagacacaaagaaaaggaaaggaaaggaaaaaaaagaaaataaaaaataaaaaaaattattgaaatattattcattCAGCGAATGTCGGCTAAAGTTAGTCGAAGAACTGAATTGGCTTAGGTGtagaaggtttaagactgaattggcacaaaaaaagagagtttatgactaaattgacacaattgtaatatgtcTAGGACTTTTTCgtaattttcccatttctattgacaaattataaatttttatttttgttgttgtgtatactttcattttgcttaattaaaagTGACCTTAGAACCTATGACATGATAGATTTCAGTGGAACCTATAAGCAATATGGAACCGCTCACCAAcattgaaaatgagtcaaatgaATCAATATGAATCGAATCATTTTAGTCTTGATCCACCCATTTGAAGGTCTGACCCTTATAGAACGATTTATATAAACTTACATTGAATTGAAATGTATTAAAACGGGTTAGATGAGTTGTCAGATTATTTTAGTCCCGATCCACTCATTTGATGGGTGACCCAACCCTTACTTAACGATTTTTATAAGTTTGCATTGTATTaaaatgagttaaaatatgTTAGATGAGTCAATATGAATCCGATTATTTTCGATCCGGCCTGAGCCACCCACCCATTATTAGCTGAATGTTTTTCAAAGCGAAGACGGCCCTTGCTCGTCTTTGGGGTCAAGCAAAGACGACGATGCGTTTTTGTTGGCTTCTCGATTCCACACGACATCAAACGCAACCCGCTGCATGCAAACGGATAAAACACGCAGGGAAAAGAGAATCGAGAAATCCCATGAGCCGAGCGAAAAATTAAATTCCGCCAATTACAATCGATCGAACATGAGATGCTCCGCCGGTGTTCGTGATGGCGACAGACGCAAGCTGTTGCCCGAAATGATAAAATGCCAAATCGAGCTGCCGTCGCAAACGTGCGTGGCGAACGGAGTCGATGTTCGCGATGCTCTGTCATCTTTTTATCGGCTGTTTGATTGAACCCGTTACAGAAGTTATGCGAAGCTTCCATCGCCAGAAAGATTGATGAAGTTGCAGTCACTTTTCGGGCCGAGGGAAGTTTCATGACAACTTGTTGAGCTTAGTTAATTATCAAAACAATGGAACTGGGCACCCAGATAGAAAAGTTGGACGACCCCATCTGAAGTTCTCGGAAATCATCTGATTTTATTTCGTTTGTTAACGAGTGACTGCATCATTggactaagaaaaaaatctcgTTCAGACAAGATCTCAAGGAGCCCTGATGAACAAGGTCCGACGTGCCGACGAGGGAGTCTTGCGCGTCTTGAACAAAACCTTATGATCCAGTCTCTCAAATCATCACGAGAAGCAAGCATCAGCTTTACGTCCATTTCATCTCATCAGAAAGcctaagaaagaagaagaagaaacagataATTTTAAACAATTCGAGCATCACGACCACAAGTTGTACATGCCTACATATCCAAGGTTCCATTgtccgaaaaattaattaaaaaccaCGATGACAACGAAATGTAAAACGGTAGcaagcttttgcattttttcttttttgttgtcgttgttgttgttgttgtcgtcaGCGGGTTTTCAATGCTGAGCTGTTATCTTGACATTATTCCATCTTTTGATACTTACAAATACAATCAACTACGCTTTCTGGTTCCTTCAGTAGCTAACTGCATATTTTAGTTTGTTTTGGGAGAGGCAATGGCTACTTCATTCAATTCGAGAGGGCGGTCCGCGGTTGGAGTGGTGGTGGTGATAGCTGCGTGCATTCTATATGCTGGTGTCGCTGCCGCTGGACGGCCAGTGATGAACGTTAGCATGGACGTACTCATTGCAAGAAACCAAATCAGAAGAAAGCTTCTTGATAACGGGCTCGGTTTGACTCCTCAAATGGGGTAAGAGATTACTACTTGTTTCTCCTTTCAACCTTCTCATGACGGGAACTGATTAATTGATCGAACAGAACTAATCATAATTTTAATATGAAGAAAGGTAGGATCTTTCTGTTTTTCTGCCATGGGAAAATGCTCTACAATCCGTGAACCGTGCGAGAATCGCATTAGCCTAAACATGCCACTCTCCTCATTTTTGTCGCTTACTTTGAAGTTTTAAGTCATACTTTTTCTACATGAAATGGATCCATGAATGAATCTTTGCTTATTTGTGGAAAGTCAATTGATTTTCCGTTTAATTAGTCAagtaggattgaattggcaaggAGAAGTAGAAACAGACATTAGAGAGCCAACAATTAGATTTGCATACCAGATGGTTACTGGAATTGCAGTTTATTAGGCTTCCTGTGATGATCATTTGACAGATGATTAAGGTCACCAATGTCAGGAAGCAGTTGAGAGCTCTAAAtgcgaggaaaaaaaaggacagatcTTGCAAGCTGTTTTTTCAATATGGTCTATTTTAGCTGACACATTACATTTGGATTCCCAGGTTTTCACAGACTTTGGACAATCAAAGGAGATAAAAAGTATCACTTGTACCATGACTCCTGTGTATTCATTAAATAGTTCTGTGGACTGCATTTGTACTTTGGAGTGTACTAAATTACTGTGTTATTGCCTTGAGAATCAGATCATGGTGAGATGTCTTTaagaagaaatattttcttttatgcatTGGCACATAATGGAGTGTTCAATCCATTTTGATTACTTCTAAGAAATTCCAAGAGGCGTTTTATACCAAATGAAATGGGAAACTGATATTCTACCTAATGTTTGATCTGATATGGGCAATTTGATTCTTCTGAGAGGTGAACAGATGGAATAGCTGGAATCATTTCCACCGTCACATCAACGAAATCTTGATAAAGGAAACAGGTAATTTGATTAACGGGCGCCGGTGGAATCGATCGAGAACATCGCAGGATTTAATCTGGTTCAGTGACTtgataactctctctctctgaatgtCACAGCGGATGCGATGGTCTCAACGGGACTTGCTGCACTAGGATACGAGTATGTAAACTTAGGTGGGTTGATATGTATCTGCTCAAGTGTTCATGCCAAATAATGAACTGTGTAAATCAATATATCTCATCTTGTTGTTTCTgcattttttccctctttttccttttaaagatGATTGCTGGGCTGAGCTTAATAGAGACTCTCAGGTACACTTCTCTGTCTTGTCTCACTACCATATGATAAGAGTAAAAAGATCGGTTAGAGTTATCAAAAAGAGGGAAATTCGATAATTGCGGCAGGGTAATTTGGTTGCCAAGGCTTCAGCATTTCCATCTGGAATTAAGGCACTAGCTGATTATGTTCACAGCAAAGGCCTGAAGCTTGGGATCTACTCAGATGCTGGGTATGGCCATAACATTAACTAAAGCAAGGCTTTTTAAGTTCATTACATATGGCGAATAAGAACGGGAAGAGAGAAAAACCATCATTTGATTACCATACAAACTTCCAATATGGTCTCTTTTCGCAGATCTCAAACATGCAGTAAAACAATGCCCGGATCGCTCGGTTATGAAGAGCAAGATGCGAAAACTTTTGCTTCCTGGGTAGAACTCAATAGTGTCTGAAGAACTGAGCCATTATTAGTTTGCATCGTCTCGCTTGCTCACACACTCGCTCTAATGTTTTCTATCTTGGTAGGGGGTTGATTACTTGAAGTACGATAACTGCAACAATCCTGGTACGAGTCCCAAGGAAAGGTATGCAGTTTTTTTCCGATTGTTTCGCACGCTTTGGCTGCTGAATATCATCATTCATCACATAATATAATGTACCAAATCTATTAAGCATAATTGTCAAAGTGATTCTGCCATTAATAATCAATGGTGAACTTTTGTTTTCCTTACTAAAACTACATTGCTAAAGGTACCCAATCATGAGTAAAGCCCTGTTGAACTCTGGAAGAAaaatcttcttctctctctgtgaaTGGTGAGTTGAGCTTTTTGCAGGATTAATTATCTCATCCATCATTTGCGTTTGTGCTCTTAAATTGACATAAGcaagagagaactcactttttGCACCACAACTTCAGGGGACAAGAAGACCCTGCAACTTGGGCTTCGGCCATAGGGAATAGCTGGAGAACGACCGGAGACATTTCTGACCACTGGGACAGGTGACTGAACATAAACATAGCATCTGCTTCATGTCCTAGTTGCTACActcaatcaaaaaagaaaaagcggtATGATTTTTAAATCTCTGTGCATGATGGAATGGAACCAATCTTGAAGCCTATGATCAAGTTTCCCCATCTGGGAATTGGTTTCCGTCAACATAAACCAATGAAATGATCGACTCGGCGATCTCTTCAGCTCATGTTCATATGACTTCACTTCAGAGGCAATAAACAAGTTATGGGAATTTTCTCTTTGCATCAGCATGACATCTCGGGCGGATCAGAATGATAAATGGGCGTCGTATGCTGGACCTGGTGGATGGAATGGTAATAaagttttcttaataaatttgaaattcgaaaatagAGATTGAAAGAGACGAACTTGCAAGATGGACAATCAACAAGTCATTTTGGAATGAAATGTGTTCAGATCCCGACATGCTTGAAGTCGGAAATGGCGGAATGACCACAGAAGAATACCGGTCGCATTTCAGCATATGGGCATTGGCCAAGGTATGAACAATTCACATATTGAAATAAACAGACGTCAGGCAAGAAGCGTTTTCATGAGATTACTTTTCGCCTGCTGAACAGGCTCCCTTGTTGATTGGTTGTGATGTGCGATCGATGGACAAGACGACCCTCAAGTTGCTGAGCAACAAGGAAGTTATTGCTGTTAATCAAGGTATCAATAAAATGTTGCTTCAATGGAATGCCCAACATTGAAGCTTTCCTCAGAAAATGCTTTTGCTGAAAGCATTCGAACTTTTTTGCAGATAGCCTTGGCGCTCAGGGGAAAAAGGTTAAGTCAGATGGCAATCTTGAGGTAAACTTTCTTAGGTATTATCCGTCTTGGTTCAACTAAAAACAACACTACATATTcttgattgcaccaacttgacaagttttaagacttgattgcattttttaaaatttttaaagactcgattgcactttctcTATGAATTTtgagacttgattacactttttagaagtttttatactcaattgcactttctttataagttttagaacaTTTTCGTTTGTCAGctataagttttagaacttcaaGTATACTtgcccttttgaaaaattgttgcCCATCCTATCATTTTTAGCAGAATCTCATCCACAACAATGTAGGTTTGGGCAGGTCCCCTCAGCGCGAACAAGGTAGCGTTGGTTCTATGGAATAGAGGTTCATCGAGAGCTACGGTCACTGCCACTTGGTCCGACATTGGTCTCAACTCTACGACACTAGTCGATGCAAGAGACTTGTGGATGGTGAGACTTCAGAACCAAACCTACTTGCTTATTTGATGAACTGTGCTCACAAAAAATTTACTGAATTTTGGTGCAGCATTCCACCCAAAGTTCAGTCAGGGGACAAATCTCAGCTGATATCGACTCCCACGCTTGTGTCATGTATGTTTTGACTCCGCAATAACACAGGAACATCAGGAGAAAGGAAACTGGGTAGAAAATAAGGTTGTGCAGAACTAAATCTCTGCTTATTGGATTCTATTTCATCATTGATGTAAAAAATAAACCACTGAATCGTTCATATTTAATGAGATATGATCACCAAGTTCAGCAGTCTTCCTAGGTTCCCTATAAAACAAACCCCTGCAACGCCATCCCCACACCCCCCAGTGACTTACAGTTAGCATgacaatgaagaaaagaaaacacagaAGTAAGAAAGCAATTGGATGATGTTAGCAGTCTTCAGATCCAACCATGCCCTAGCAGTTGACTTGCTACAACCCAATCAGACATCGTGTTTGGAGGTCCTCTTACGTAAAAAAGTTTCGTAAGTTGGCACAACAACTACAAGAACAGCCAGTCAGTAACCCTTGTTTCCTCGAATCCTTGCTCTCATGTCAACCTGGGCAAAAAATTAAACGCAGAGTTAGAGAGTTACATTACTTACAATCAAATGGTAGTAAGAATCACCATGTTCAGCTCCTCTCATGGAAATCATATCATACTCTTTTTGTCCTTGTACACACAAAAACTGAAACAAATAAAACAGAAACACTTACATAAACACATTTATCTGGCCACC contains:
- the LOC115757271 gene encoding alpha-galactosidase-like isoform X2, which produces MATPFDSRGRSAVRVAVVLAACILCAGVASAGRSMASVSVDVLGVRDGIKRKILENGLGLTPQMGWNSWNHFNCHINENLIKETADAIVSSGLAALGYEYVNLDDCWAELNRDSQGNLVSKASAFPSGIKALADYVHSKGLKLGIYSDAGSQTCSRTMPGSLGHEEQDAKTFASWGVDYLKYDNCNNPGTSPKERYPIMSKALLNSGRKIFFSLCEWGQEDPATWASAIGNSWRTTGDISDHWDSMTSRADQNDKWASYAGPGGWNDPDMLEVGNGGMTTEEYRSHFSIWALAKAPLLIGCDVRSVDNTTLRLLSNKEVIAVNQDSLGAQGKKVKSDGNLEVWAGPLSANRVAVVLWNRGSSRATVTATWSDIGLSSTTLVHARDLWMHSTQSSIRGQISADINPHACVMYVLTPQ
- the LOC115757271 gene encoding alpha-galactosidase-like isoform X1, whose amino-acid sequence is MATPFDSRGRSAVRVAVVLAACILCAGVASAGRSMASVSVDVLGVRDGIKRKILENGLGLTPQMGWNSWNHFNCHINENLIKETADAIVSSGLAALGYDFCFFPLFFSFFSFKDDCWAELNRDSQGNLVSKASAFPSGIKALADYVHSKGLKLGIYSDAGSQTCSRTMPGSLGHEEQDAKTFASWGVDYLKYDNCNNPGTSPKERYPIMSKALLNSGRKIFFSLCEWGQEDPATWASAIGNSWRTTGDISDHWDSMTSRADQNDKWASYAGPGGWNDPDMLEVGNGGMTTEEYRSHFSIWALAKAPLLIGCDVRSVDNTTLRLLSNKEVIAVNQDSLGAQGKKVKSDGNLEVWAGPLSANRVAVVLWNRGSSRATVTATWSDIGLSSTTLVHARDLWMHSTQSSIRGQISADINPHACVMYVLTPQ
- the LOC115757270 gene encoding alpha-galactosidase-like codes for the protein MATSFNSRGRSAVGVVVVIAACILYAGVAAAGRPVMNVSMDVLIARNQIRRKLLDNGLGLTPQMGWNSWNHFHRHINEILIKETADAMVSTGLAALGYEYVNLDDCWAELNRDSQGNLVAKASAFPSGIKALADYVHSKGLKLGIYSDAGSQTCSKTMPGSLGYEEQDAKTFASWGVDYLKYDNCNNPGTSPKERYPIMSKALLNSGRKIFFSLCEWGQEDPATWASAIGNSWRTTGDISDHWDSMTSRADQNDKWASYAGPGGWNDPDMLEVGNGGMTTEEYRSHFSIWALAKAPLLIGCDVRSMDKTTLKLLSNKEVIAVNQDSLGAQGKKVKSDGNLEVWAGPLSANKVALVLWNRGSSRATVTATWSDIGLNSTTLVDARDLWMHSTQSSVRGQISADIDSHACVMYVLTPQ